The following coding sequences are from one Aeromicrobium duanguangcaii window:
- the mshA gene encoding D-inositol-3-phosphate glycosyltransferase, whose translation MSARGIHRVAMLSAHTSPLDQPGTGDAGGMNVYVLELSRQLAAHGVEVEVFTRATSRHLPPVVDAGDGIRVHHVAAGPFEGLTKDELPSQLCAFVRDVLRVEARHDPGYFDLVHSHYWLSGQVGTVLRERWGVPLVHSMHTMAKVKNAALASNDRPEPVGRVAGEEEIVRFADRLIANTAEERRELIDLYDADPAAVAVVHPGVDLDVFVRSEPDDEPPLIVFAGRIQPLKAPDVVLRASALLDVPHRVAIIGGPSGSGLDRPTELTDLARELGIADRVEFVAPVTQAELAQWYSRAAVVCVPSHNESFGLVAIEAQACGTPVVAAAVGGLTTAVADGVTGTLVDGHDPADYAAAIRPYLTDAAFRREAGTKAVHHAESFGWDVTAERTLDVYAAALRDHEAARKETR comes from the coding sequence ATGTCTGCTCGCGGGATCCATCGTGTCGCGATGCTCTCGGCGCACACCTCTCCGCTGGACCAGCCCGGCACGGGCGACGCCGGCGGCATGAACGTGTACGTGCTGGAGCTGTCGAGGCAACTGGCCGCCCACGGCGTCGAGGTCGAGGTCTTCACGCGCGCCACGTCGCGCCACCTGCCGCCCGTGGTCGACGCCGGCGACGGCATCCGGGTCCACCACGTGGCCGCCGGTCCGTTCGAGGGCCTGACGAAGGACGAGCTGCCCAGTCAGCTGTGCGCGTTCGTCCGCGACGTGCTGCGCGTCGAGGCGCGCCACGACCCCGGCTACTTCGACCTCGTCCACTCGCACTACTGGCTCTCCGGACAGGTCGGCACCGTGTTGCGCGAGCGCTGGGGCGTCCCGCTCGTGCACTCGATGCACACGATGGCGAAGGTCAAGAACGCCGCCCTGGCGAGCAACGACCGCCCCGAGCCGGTGGGCCGCGTCGCGGGCGAGGAGGAGATCGTCCGGTTCGCGGACCGGCTGATCGCCAACACCGCCGAGGAGCGCCGCGAGCTGATCGACCTGTACGACGCGGACCCGGCGGCGGTCGCCGTCGTGCACCCGGGCGTCGACCTGGACGTCTTCGTGCGCTCCGAGCCGGACGACGAGCCGCCCTTGATCGTCTTCGCCGGCCGCATCCAGCCGCTCAAGGCCCCCGACGTCGTCCTGCGGGCCTCCGCCCTGCTCGACGTGCCGCATCGCGTCGCGATCATCGGCGGGCCGTCCGGCAGCGGGCTGGACCGTCCCACCGAGCTGACCGACCTGGCCCGCGAGCTCGGCATCGCCGACCGGGTCGAGTTCGTCGCGCCGGTCACGCAGGCCGAGCTGGCGCAGTGGTACTCCCGGGCCGCCGTCGTGTGCGTGCCGTCGCACAACGAGTCGTTCGGGCTCGTCGCGATCGAGGCCCAGGCGTGCGGCACCCCGGTGGTCGCGGCCGCGGTCGGCGGCCTCACCACGGCGGTCGCCGACGGGGTCACGGGCACGCTCGTCGACGGCCACGACCCGGCCGACTACGCCGCGGCGATCCGGCCGTACCTGACCGACGCGGCGTTCCGCCGTGAGGCCGGCACCAAGGCCGTCCACCATGCGGAGTCCTTCGGCTGGGACGTCACCGCGGAGCGCACCCTCGACGTCTATGCCGCCGCCCTGCGGGACCACGAGGCGGCGCGGAAGGAGACCCGATGA
- a CDS encoding SDR family NAD(P)-dependent oxidoreductase, with amino-acid sequence MGIDPAGQVIVVTGSSSGIGAAAARRLAARGATVCLLARRADELESLAAAIRTEGGAAEAYPVDLTDDDSTAAAVEQVLGDHGRIDVLVNNAARSIRRPIVESFDRLHDHERVMAINYFASVRLIHLVLPSMLAQGRGHVVVSSTLSTQVPIPLFSAYLASKSALESYIRSLSAELGHAGITTSTVHFPMVRTQMSGGTEIYRAMKMMTPDEAARWIERAVVSRPSRVTSAFGVASETSMALAPGIVTRATAPFFRRMDRSLARRTAAGDVPE; translated from the coding sequence ATGGGCATCGATCCGGCCGGACAGGTCATCGTCGTCACGGGCTCCTCCAGCGGGATCGGCGCGGCCGCCGCGCGACGCCTCGCTGCACGCGGTGCGACGGTGTGCCTCCTGGCCCGGCGCGCCGACGAGCTGGAGTCCCTCGCCGCCGCCATCCGCACCGAGGGAGGGGCCGCCGAGGCGTACCCGGTCGACCTCACCGACGACGACTCCACTGCCGCCGCCGTCGAGCAGGTCCTCGGTGACCACGGCCGCATCGACGTCCTGGTGAACAACGCGGCCCGCTCGATCCGGCGCCCGATCGTCGAGTCCTTCGACCGGCTGCACGACCACGAGCGGGTCATGGCGATCAACTACTTCGCGTCCGTGCGGTTGATCCACCTCGTACTGCCCTCGATGCTGGCGCAGGGCCGCGGGCACGTGGTCGTCAGCTCGACCTTGTCGACCCAGGTGCCGATCCCTCTCTTCTCGGCCTACCTGGCCAGCAAGAGCGCCCTGGAGTCCTACATCCGGTCGCTGTCGGCCGAGCTGGGCCACGCGGGGATCACGACCTCGACGGTGCACTTCCCGATGGTGCGCACGCAGATGTCCGGCGGCACCGAGATCTACCGAGCGATGAAGATGATGACTCCCGACGAGGCGGCCCGCTGGATCGAGCGCGCCGTGGTGTCGCGCCCCTCGCGGGTCACGAGCGCATTCGGCGTCGCCAGCGAGACGTCGATGGCCCTGGCCCCGGGCATCGTCACCCGCGCGACGGCCCCGTTCTTCCGCCGGATGGATCGCAGCCTGGCTCGGCGGACCGCCGCCGGCGACGTTCCCGAGTAG
- the phoU gene encoding phosphate signaling complex protein PhoU — protein MRDQYYEQLDQIVDELVIITDRVRTAVADATTALLETDLATAERVIGGESDIEESIDEVEERALVLLATQQPVATDLRQLVSTLRMVADLQRMSALAVHISKIARRRMPAAAVPAPVRPLIRDMARVAHSMIGSAARIVSERDLDAAAALEFEDDDMDRLRQELFRVLLEGEWEHGVDTAIDLALLGRYYERMGDHAVNMARRVVYLVTGELPVA, from the coding sequence ATGCGCGACCAGTACTACGAGCAGCTCGACCAGATCGTCGACGAGCTCGTCATCATCACCGACCGGGTCCGAACCGCCGTGGCCGATGCGACCACCGCCCTGCTCGAGACCGACCTCGCCACCGCCGAGCGGGTGATCGGCGGCGAGAGCGACATCGAGGAGTCGATCGACGAGGTCGAGGAGCGCGCCCTCGTGCTGCTCGCCACCCAGCAGCCGGTCGCCACCGACCTGCGCCAGCTGGTGTCGACGCTGCGGATGGTGGCCGACCTGCAGCGTATGAGCGCCCTGGCGGTCCACATCTCCAAGATCGCGCGGCGGCGCATGCCGGCCGCGGCGGTGCCCGCACCCGTCCGGCCGCTGATCCGTGACATGGCGCGGGTGGCGCACTCGATGATCGGGTCGGCCGCCCGCATCGTCTCCGAGCGCGATCTGGACGCCGCGGCGGCGCTGGAGTTCGAGGACGACGACATGGACCGCCTGCGCCAGGAGCTGTTCCGGGTCCTGCTGGAGGGCGAGTGGGAGCACGGCGTCGACACGGCGATCGACCTGGCGCTGCTGGGGCGCTACTACGAGCGCATGGGCGACCACGCCGTGAACATGGCGCGGCGCGTCGTCTACCTCGTCACGGGGGAGTTGCCGGTCGCCTGA
- a CDS encoding DsbA family oxidoreductase translates to MKAIVFADVVDAWSYIGAVRFERAAALYTILTGEPVEIAYRAAAFEASPDAEDVAAAARITGIELNLDEVVPADSTDAWRVLTWAAESGSDVQRELLHQLWRAHLLEGTDVADGFVLASRAALVGLDLETTDALLASDEFRAEVDDQRATAAAIGATSSPFVVVEARYTLAGVHSQDDYLRALQSIATQH, encoded by the coding sequence GTGAAAGCCATCGTGTTCGCGGACGTGGTGGACGCCTGGTCCTACATCGGCGCCGTCCGGTTCGAGCGAGCCGCCGCCCTGTACACGATCCTGACCGGCGAGCCGGTCGAGATCGCCTACCGCGCCGCCGCGTTCGAGGCGTCACCCGACGCCGAGGATGTCGCCGCGGCTGCCCGCATCACCGGCATCGAACTCAACCTCGACGAGGTCGTCCCTGCCGACTCGACCGATGCCTGGCGGGTGCTCACGTGGGCCGCGGAGTCGGGGTCGGACGTGCAGCGCGAGCTGCTGCACCAGCTGTGGCGCGCGCACCTGCTCGAGGGAACCGACGTGGCCGACGGCTTCGTCCTGGCGAGCCGGGCCGCCCTGGTCGGCCTCGACCTCGAGACCACCGACGCGCTGCTGGCGAGCGACGAGTTCCGCGCCGAGGTCGACGACCAGCGCGCGACAGCAGCGGCGATCGGGGCGACCTCGTCGCCCTTCGTCGTCGTCGAGGCCCGCTACACGCTGGCGGGCGTCCATTCCCAGGATGACTACCTCCGGGCCCTGCAGTCCATCGCCACCCAGCACTAG
- a CDS encoding oxygenase MpaB family protein has protein sequence MTQVSAYPSRFRSAEQRSRRLGRVLKYAGGVSQVDDGLLDRIGRAFNEQDETGARFAAAMRRPVGDPERVTMEQFTRALEQGVGAVEAAPPALVELVGPAEQDPPWLDRDLVDEGARVYRRFGRNAADVLLQLALIGGYRFGGPPDLLVATGALTGDSTQRRLAETQSWAVAVTTPGGLEPHGDGWRTTLHVRAMHALVNQAMGPRWDSERWGLPINQADQAGTLGLFDGAVLIGVKALGVPVSPAESDAVMHLWKYVGWLMGVGESWLVETERERHAMNYHVVLAQAGITEAGPRLSQDIISVLGTLPHGRWKTERNLSMLSVFLGRQSMRELGLPWRPPWAMAMLWAANTARYRVLGRLPGGRERLDVAGAAVAQKILAEYYDSDDRAVAELPA, from the coding sequence ATGACCCAGGTGTCCGCATATCCGTCGCGCTTCCGTTCGGCCGAGCAGCGAAGCCGTCGCCTCGGCCGCGTGCTCAAGTACGCCGGGGGTGTCTCGCAGGTCGACGACGGGCTCCTCGACCGGATCGGCCGCGCCTTCAACGAGCAGGACGAGACCGGCGCTCGGTTCGCCGCCGCCATGCGACGTCCGGTCGGTGATCCGGAGCGCGTGACGATGGAGCAGTTCACGCGGGCGCTCGAGCAGGGAGTGGGGGCCGTCGAGGCCGCCCCGCCGGCGCTGGTCGAACTCGTCGGCCCGGCCGAGCAGGACCCGCCGTGGCTCGACCGCGACCTGGTGGACGAGGGAGCGCGCGTGTACCGCCGGTTCGGGCGCAATGCGGCCGACGTGTTGTTGCAGCTCGCGTTGATCGGCGGCTACCGGTTCGGCGGCCCGCCGGACCTGTTGGTGGCGACCGGGGCGCTGACGGGCGACAGCACGCAGCGGCGGCTCGCCGAGACCCAGTCCTGGGCCGTCGCGGTGACGACGCCCGGCGGCCTGGAGCCTCACGGCGACGGCTGGCGGACGACCCTGCACGTGCGCGCCATGCACGCCCTCGTCAACCAGGCCATGGGGCCGCGGTGGGACAGCGAGCGCTGGGGCCTGCCGATCAACCAGGCGGACCAAGCCGGCACGCTCGGCCTGTTCGACGGCGCGGTGCTGATCGGCGTCAAGGCGCTGGGCGTCCCGGTCAGTCCTGCGGAGTCCGACGCGGTGATGCACCTGTGGAAGTACGTGGGGTGGCTCATGGGGGTCGGCGAGTCGTGGTTGGTCGAGACCGAACGCGAGCGCCACGCCATGAACTACCACGTGGTCCTGGCCCAGGCCGGGATCACCGAGGCGGGACCGCGGCTGTCGCAGGACATCATCTCGGTGCTCGGCACGCTGCCGCACGGCCGCTGGAAGACGGAGCGGAACCTCAGCATGCTGAGCGTGTTCCTGGGTCGCCAGAGCATGCGCGAGCTGGGTCTGCCGTGGCGCCCGCCGTGGGCGATGGCGATGCTCTGGGCCGCGAACACCGCGCGCTACCGGGTGCTCGGCCGCCTGCCCGGCGGCCGCGAGCGGCTGGACGTCGCGGGCGCAGCCGTGGCGCAGAAGATCCTGGCCGAGTACTACGACTCGGACGACCGCGCGGTCGCCGAGCTGCCTGCCTGA
- a CDS encoding CarD family transcriptional regulator: MAFSVGETVVYPNHGAAVIEDIEVRTIKGEDRAYLVLRIIAQNDLVVRVPADNVDLVGVRDVVDEAGLERVFSVLRAEHVEEPTNWSRRYKANLEKLHSGDVLKVAEVVRDLWRRDHERGLSAGEKRMLAKARQILVSELALAENTNEDKAETRLDEVLAS; the protein is encoded by the coding sequence ATGGCTTTCTCTGTCGGCGAAACCGTTGTGTATCCGAACCACGGCGCTGCGGTCATCGAAGACATCGAGGTCCGGACCATCAAGGGTGAGGACCGCGCGTACCTCGTTCTCCGGATCATCGCTCAGAACGATTTGGTCGTGCGCGTGCCGGCCGACAATGTCGACCTGGTGGGGGTGCGCGACGTGGTCGACGAAGCGGGGCTGGAGCGAGTCTTCAGCGTCCTTCGTGCCGAACACGTCGAAGAGCCCACCAACTGGTCCCGACGGTACAAGGCGAACCTGGAGAAACTGCACTCCGGCGACGTCCTGAAGGTGGCCGAGGTCGTCCGCGACCTGTGGCGCCGTGATCACGAGCGTGGCCTCTCGGCCGGCGAGAAGCGGATGCTGGCCAAGGCGCGCCAGATCCTCGTCTCCGAGCTCGCGCTCGCTGAGAACACGAACGAGGACAAGGCCGAGACCCGTCTCGACGAGGTCCTCGCCTCCTGA
- a CDS encoding response regulator transcription factor encodes MTKVLIVEDEASYSEALSYVLRKEGYDVAVAETGPDALTAFERGGADIILLDLMLPGLPGTEVCRTIRQSSSVPIIMVSAKDTEIDKVVGLELGADDYVTKPYSPRELVARIRAVLRRGAAEEPDDDAVIEVGAVRMDIDRHLVSVDGQEVKLPLKEFELLEFFLRNSGRVLTRGQLIDRVWGADYVGDTKTLDVHVKRLRAKIEDDPAHPTVLTTVRGLGYKYA; translated from the coding sequence GTGACCAAGGTCCTGATCGTCGAGGACGAGGCCAGCTACAGCGAGGCCCTCTCGTACGTCCTGCGCAAGGAGGGCTACGACGTCGCGGTCGCCGAGACCGGCCCCGACGCGCTGACCGCCTTCGAGCGCGGCGGCGCGGACATCATCCTGCTCGACCTCATGCTGCCCGGGCTGCCGGGTACCGAGGTGTGCCGCACGATCCGCCAGAGCTCGTCGGTGCCGATCATCATGGTCAGCGCGAAGGACACCGAGATCGACAAGGTCGTCGGCCTCGAGCTGGGCGCCGACGACTACGTGACCAAGCCGTACTCCCCGCGCGAGCTGGTGGCCCGGATCCGCGCAGTGCTGCGCCGCGGTGCCGCCGAGGAGCCCGACGACGACGCCGTCATCGAGGTCGGCGCCGTCCGCATGGACATCGACCGCCACCTCGTCTCGGTGGACGGCCAGGAGGTCAAGCTGCCGCTCAAGGAGTTCGAGCTGCTCGAGTTCTTCCTGCGCAACTCCGGCCGCGTCCTGACCCGCGGTCAGCTGATCGACCGGGTGTGGGGTGCGGACTACGTCGGCGACACGAAGACGCTCGACGTCCACGTCAAGCGGCTGCGCGCGAAGATCGAGGACGACCCGGCCCACCCGACCGTCCTGACGACGGTCCGGGGGCTGGGCTACAAGTACGCCTGA
- a CDS encoding sterol desaturase family protein, with protein sequence MLEELLDPMKNPVTYAVPFFLLSIAIEVAALRWLDHDDNVTGYAFKDARTSISMGVGSIVFLTTFKVITFFGFVFVFAHAALFELSTSAGWYWPTLIIALDFCYYWHHRFSHRVRIGWAGHQAHHSSEYMNFGTALRQKWNPWFEFFFWLPLPLLGFAPWTLFAAFAANLIYQFFVHTEMVGKLPRPIEWVFNTPSHHRVHHGSDPEYLDKNYGGILIVWDRLFGTFQPELHRPRYGLTHPVETHNLLTLQYGDYRKMAADVRAAATWREKLGYVLGPPGWRPDGSVERGRAEAGTS encoded by the coding sequence GTGCTCGAGGAACTCCTGGACCCGATGAAGAACCCGGTCACCTACGCGGTGCCGTTCTTCCTGCTCAGCATCGCGATCGAGGTCGCCGCCCTGCGGTGGCTCGACCACGACGACAACGTCACGGGCTACGCCTTCAAGGACGCGCGCACGTCGATCTCGATGGGCGTCGGCTCCATCGTGTTCCTGACGACCTTCAAGGTCATCACGTTCTTCGGGTTCGTGTTCGTCTTCGCCCACGCGGCGCTGTTCGAGCTGTCGACCTCGGCCGGGTGGTACTGGCCGACGCTGATCATCGCGCTGGACTTCTGTTACTACTGGCACCACCGCTTCAGTCACCGCGTGCGGATCGGCTGGGCCGGACACCAGGCCCACCACTCCAGCGAGTACATGAACTTCGGTACGGCGCTGCGGCAGAAGTGGAACCCCTGGTTCGAGTTCTTCTTCTGGCTGCCGTTGCCGTTGTTGGGCTTCGCGCCCTGGACCTTGTTCGCAGCGTTCGCGGCCAACCTGATCTACCAGTTCTTCGTGCACACCGAGATGGTCGGCAAGCTGCCGCGGCCCATCGAGTGGGTCTTCAACACGCCGTCGCACCACCGGGTGCACCACGGCTCGGATCCGGAGTACCTGGACAAGAACTACGGCGGCATCCTCATCGTCTGGGACCGCCTGTTCGGCACGTTCCAGCCCGAGCTGCACCGCCCGCGCTACGGGCTGACCCACCCCGTCGAGACCCACAACCTGCTGACGCTGCAGTACGGCGACTACCGCAAGATGGCCGCCGACGTCCGCGCGGCGGCCACGTGGCGCGAGAAGCTCGGCTACGTGCTCGGGCCTCCGGGATGGCGCCCCGACGGCTCGGTCGAGCGCGGCCGGGCCGAGGCCGGCACCAGCTGA
- a CDS encoding type III secretion system chaperone family protein has product MTDVREVIVEALDEAGLEYVRHGDDVFEVELPGVRKLKTACRLEVGTHALGVHAFVARHPDENHEAVYRWLLERNLKLYGVAFAVDSAGDIYLDGRLPLEAITADEIDRILGSVLSYADESFNQILELGFASSIRKEWRWRESRGESTRNLDAFRHLRPQD; this is encoded by the coding sequence ATGACCGACGTCCGCGAGGTGATCGTCGAAGCACTCGACGAGGCCGGGCTCGAGTACGTGCGCCACGGCGACGACGTCTTCGAGGTCGAGCTGCCGGGGGTGCGCAAGCTCAAGACCGCCTGCCGGCTGGAGGTCGGCACGCATGCGCTCGGCGTGCACGCCTTCGTCGCGCGCCATCCCGACGAGAACCACGAGGCGGTCTACCGCTGGCTGCTGGAGCGCAACCTCAAGCTCTACGGCGTCGCCTTCGCCGTGGACTCGGCCGGCGACATCTACCTCGACGGCCGGCTGCCGCTCGAGGCGATCACCGCCGACGAGATCGACCGGATCCTCGGATCGGTGCTGTCCTACGCCGACGAGTCGTTCAACCAGATCCTCGAGCTGGGCTTCGCGTCGAGCATCCGCAAGGAGTGGCGCTGGCGTGAGTCGCGGGGCGAGTCCACGCGCAATCTCGACGCCTTCCGACACCTGCGCCCGCAGGACTGA
- a CDS encoding sensor histidine kinase — protein MEVSSILAGALGIVLGAVITYVWWLSERSQEKVPETAAPAVPPDIVTVLSVLRSSALVMDRDERVLRASAAAIGLGLVTDDDRLRSAELLELVRQVRRYGEVREDEFEIRARRRPPVYVRARVAPLSHGLVLALVEDRTTEQRVETLRRDFVANVSHELKTPIGAISLLAEAVGEARDDPEAVERFSARMQTESERLTRLVQQIIDLSRLQADVASDDARIVKVGELVAEAVEHSHTDAEAKGITITQEVQPDLHVRGDRAQLHAAVSNLVENAVTYSPAGSAVAVAATGDGEDVRITVSDHGVGIAPEEQERIFERFYRVDPARARATGGTGLGLSIVKHVAASNGGTVEVWSEPGLGSSFTLVLPARDVDEGEHE, from the coding sequence GTGGAGGTCTCCTCGATCCTGGCCGGCGCCCTGGGCATCGTGCTCGGTGCCGTCATCACCTATGTGTGGTGGCTCTCCGAGCGCTCGCAGGAGAAGGTCCCCGAGACCGCAGCCCCGGCCGTCCCGCCGGACATCGTGACCGTGCTGTCGGTCCTGCGCTCCTCTGCCCTGGTCATGGACCGAGACGAACGCGTCCTGCGCGCCTCGGCGGCCGCGATCGGCCTCGGCCTCGTCACGGACGACGACCGCCTCCGCAGCGCCGAGCTGCTCGAGCTGGTGCGCCAGGTGCGCCGCTACGGCGAGGTGCGCGAGGACGAGTTCGAGATCCGCGCTCGGCGGCGTCCTCCGGTGTACGTGCGCGCCCGGGTCGCGCCGTTGTCTCACGGGCTTGTGCTCGCGCTGGTCGAGGACCGCACCACCGAGCAGCGCGTCGAGACGCTGCGCCGCGACTTCGTCGCGAACGTCAGCCACGAGCTCAAGACGCCCATCGGCGCGATCAGCCTGCTCGCCGAGGCCGTCGGCGAGGCCCGCGACGACCCCGAGGCGGTCGAGCGGTTCTCCGCCCGGATGCAGACCGAGAGCGAACGGCTCACGCGGCTCGTCCAGCAGATCATCGACCTGTCCCGCCTGCAGGCCGACGTGGCCAGCGACGACGCCCGCATCGTCAAGGTCGGCGAGCTGGTCGCCGAGGCCGTCGAGCACTCGCACACCGACGCCGAGGCCAAGGGCATCACGATCACGCAGGAGGTCCAGCCCGACCTGCACGTGCGCGGCGACCGGGCCCAGCTGCATGCCGCCGTCAGCAACCTCGTCGAGAACGCCGTCACCTACAGCCCGGCCGGGTCGGCCGTGGCGGTCGCCGCCACCGGCGACGGCGAGGACGTCCGCATCACCGTGTCCGACCACGGGGTGGGGATCGCCCCGGAGGAGCAGGAGCGGATCTTCGAGCGCTTCTACCGGGTCGACCCGGCCCGCGCCCGCGCCACCGGCGGGACCGGCCTGGGCCTGTCGATCGTCAAGCATGTCGCCGCCAGCAATGGCGGTACCGTCGAGGTCTGGAGTGAACCCGGCCTCGGTTCGTCCTTCACGCTGGTGCTGCCGGCGCGGGACGTCGATGAAGGAGAGCACGAGTGA
- a CDS encoding phosphoglyceromutase → MSTLVLLRHGHSEWNALNLFTGWVDVDLNEQGVQEALRAPQLLSEAGILPDVSHTSLLRRAIRTSEITLNGIDRHWIPVKRSWRLNERHYGALQGKDKKETLEEFGEEQFMTWRRSYSTPPPALPDDSEFSQVGDARYADLPSELMPRTECLADVLDRMLPYWYDQIVPDLQAGKTVLVTAHGNSLRALVKHLDGLGEDEVVGLNIPTGIPLVYDLDDDMKPTTRGGRYLDPAAAEAAIAAVANQGR, encoded by the coding sequence ATGAGCACCTTGGTCCTGCTGCGTCACGGACACAGCGAGTGGAACGCACTGAACCTCTTCACCGGATGGGTCGACGTCGACCTCAACGAGCAGGGCGTGCAGGAGGCGCTGCGCGCGCCACAGCTGCTGAGCGAGGCGGGCATCCTGCCGGACGTCTCGCACACGTCGCTGCTGCGACGGGCCATCCGCACGTCCGAGATCACCCTCAACGGCATCGACCGTCACTGGATCCCGGTCAAGCGCAGTTGGCGCCTCAACGAGCGTCACTACGGCGCCCTGCAGGGCAAGGACAAGAAGGAGACCCTCGAGGAGTTCGGCGAGGAGCAGTTCATGACCTGGCGCCGCTCGTACTCGACGCCGCCGCCGGCGCTGCCCGACGACTCGGAGTTCAGCCAGGTGGGCGATGCGCGCTACGCCGACCTGCCCAGCGAGCTGATGCCCCGCACTGAGTGCCTGGCCGACGTGCTCGACCGCATGCTGCCCTACTGGTACGACCAGATCGTGCCTGACCTGCAGGCCGGCAAGACGGTCCTGGTCACGGCGCACGGCAACTCGCTCCGCGCCTTGGTCAAGCACCTGGACGGACTGGGCGAGGACGAGGTCGTGGGTCTGAACATCCCCACCGGCATCCCGCTGGTCTACGACCTGGACGACGACATGAAGCCGACGACGCGCGGTGGACGGTACCTCGACCCCGCCGCCGCCGAGGCCGCCATCGCGGCCGTGGCCAACCAGGGTCGCTGA
- a CDS encoding SDR family NAD(P)-dependent oxidoreductase, which produces MPTAVVTGASSGIGEATARALSAAGYTVIAVARRSERIERLADEIGATAVTCDITAPDDVARLAEVVGDRLDLLVNNAGGAKGMSAVTEADLADWRWMYETNVLGTVAVTQALAPALIASGGGTIINVGSTAGRITYEGGGGYTAAKHALAAVTETLRLELNGQPVRITEIAPGMVKTEEFSLTRFGGDQERADAVYTGVDEPLEAQDIADAICWVATRPAHVDIDLMVIKPVAQAAQWKVHRRPT; this is translated from the coding sequence ATGCCCACAGCAGTCGTGACCGGCGCCAGCAGCGGGATCGGCGAAGCCACCGCCCGCGCCCTCTCCGCCGCCGGATACACCGTCATCGCCGTCGCGCGCCGCAGCGAGCGCATCGAGCGTCTCGCCGACGAGATCGGCGCCACGGCCGTGACCTGCGACATCACCGCGCCAGACGACGTCGCGCGGCTGGCCGAGGTCGTCGGCGACCGGCTCGACCTGCTGGTGAACAACGCCGGTGGCGCCAAGGGGATGTCGGCCGTCACCGAGGCCGACCTCGCGGACTGGCGCTGGATGTACGAGACGAACGTGCTCGGCACCGTGGCCGTGACCCAGGCGCTCGCGCCGGCCCTGATCGCCTCCGGCGGGGGCACCATCATCAACGTGGGCTCCACCGCCGGCCGGATCACGTACGAGGGCGGGGGCGGTTACACCGCCGCCAAGCACGCCCTGGCGGCCGTCACCGAGACGCTGCGCCTGGAGCTGAACGGTCAGCCGGTGCGCATCACCGAGATCGCCCCGGGCATGGTCAAGACCGAGGAGTTCAGCCTCACCCGGTTCGGCGGCGACCAAGAGCGCGCCGACGCCGTGTACACCGGCGTCGACGAGCCCCTCGAGGCGCAGGACATCGCGGACGCCATCTGCTGGGTCGCGACGCGCCCCGCGCACGTCGACATCGACCTGATGGTCATCAAGCCGGTCGCCCAGGCCGCGCAGTGGAAGGTGCACCGCCGGCCCACGTGA
- a CDS encoding TetR/AcrR family transcriptional regulator has product MALRKLPRQQRSRDMVDGIVDAARDVLVADGYERLTTNRVADRAGVSPGSLYQYFPDKAAIVEEVTSRYVDRLAEDVVAALVDHVHDEPEAMARATAEALLTALQRDPTLLRVVWQDLPAARHLDDRLGLERRVRDVLRAYLGGRLSAQDRRRDPARASWLIVLAVESLAVRFVLDEDPPLTREEFVDDLVALGIAWL; this is encoded by the coding sequence ATGGCCCTCCGTAAACTCCCGCGACAGCAGCGTTCTCGCGACATGGTCGACGGGATCGTCGACGCGGCTCGCGACGTGCTCGTGGCCGACGGGTACGAACGGCTCACCACCAACCGCGTGGCCGATCGCGCGGGCGTCAGTCCCGGCTCGCTCTACCAGTACTTCCCGGACAAGGCCGCGATCGTCGAGGAGGTCACGTCGCGCTACGTCGACCGGCTCGCCGAGGACGTCGTCGCCGCCTTGGTCGACCACGTCCACGACGAGCCCGAGGCGATGGCGCGGGCGACCGCCGAGGCGTTGCTGACGGCGCTGCAGCGCGACCCCACGCTGCTGCGCGTGGTCTGGCAGGACCTCCCGGCGGCGCGACACCTGGACGACCGGCTCGGCCTGGAGCGCCGGGTGCGCGACGTGTTGCGGGCCTACCTCGGCGGGCGGCTCTCGGCCCAGGACCGGCGGCGCGATCCGGCGCGGGCCTCGTGGCTCATCGTCCTGGCGGTCGAGTCGCTCGCCGTCCGCTTCGTGCTCGACGAGGATCCGCCGCTGACGCGCGAGGAGTTCGTGGACGACCTCGTCGCCCTGGGCATCGCGTGGCTGTGA